In the genome of Chelmon rostratus isolate fCheRos1 chromosome 24, fCheRos1.pri, whole genome shotgun sequence, one region contains:
- the sumo1 gene encoding small ubiquitin-related modifier 1 — MSDTETKPSSQDGGDKKDGEYIKLKVIGQDSSEIHFKVKMTTHLKKLKESYSQRQGVPASTLRFLFEGQRIADNQTPKELGMEDEDVIEVYQEQTGGLWND; from the exons ATGTCAGACACG GAGACAAAACCATCCAGCCAAGACGGGGGGGACAAGAAGGACGGAGAATACATCAAGTTAAAAGTGATcggtcag GACAGCAGTGAAATCCACTTCAAGGTGAAGATGACGACACATctgaagaagctgaaggagtCTTACAGCCAGAGACAG GGGGTCCCAGCCAGCACACTAAGGTTTCTGTTTGAAGGACAGAGAATCGCAGACAACCAAACTCCCAAAGAG CTGGGGATGGAGGACGAGGACGTCATCGAGGTTTATCAAGAACAGACCGGCGGACTTTGGAATGATTAA
- the LOC121627508 gene encoding claudin-34-like: MTYLAHTTHAQLVALWLGCVGWTLTAVALGLIQWRVWVVSDTEVISSGLAWVGVWRACFNSHNLVSPGFRVMHCQSISLTEAFTPPEIVASQVLMLLSLLVGLCGNAGGVYALRNAYFGMEKKPPVRLAFLSTGALCMLAAVMSLVPLLWNLTSVVTNQTIAFPPEFKMPPAPDSQHVGCGIGVGMVGTVLMIVSGIIFCTYRSPVRSLRGKAHLDLPVQPEAGSGGKNNPAFESHEHL; the protein is encoded by the coding sequence ATGACCTACCTTGCTCACACCACCCACGCCCAGCTGGTAGCCCTCTGGCTGGGCTGCGTAGGCTGGACACTCACCGCTGTGGCCCTTGGACTCATCCAGTGGAGGGTTTGGGTGGTGTCTGACACAGAGGTCATCAGCTCGGGGCTGGCCTGGGTGGGCGTCTGGCGGGCCTGCTTCAACAGCCACAACCTGGTGAGCCCTGGCTTTCGGGTCATGCACTGCCAGTCCATCAGCCTGACCGAGGCCTTCACGCCGCCGGAGATCGTGGCCAGTCAGGTTCTCATGCTCCTGTCTCTGCTCGTGGGGCTTTGTGGGAACGCTGGTGGGGTCTACGCCTTGAGGAACGCCTACTTTGGGATGGAGAAGAAGCCACCAGTCCGTCTGGCGTTCTTGTCCACCGGTGCTCTGTGCATGTTGGCCGCCGTGATGTCACTCGTACCTCTCCTGTGGAACCTGACCTCGGTGGTGACCAATCAGACCATAGCGTTCCCCCCTGAGTTTAAAATGCCTCCGGCTCCTGATTCTCAGCACGTGGGGTGCGGCATCGGGGTCGGGATGGTGGGCACGGTCCTAATGATTGTCTCTGGAATTATTTTCTGCACCTACAGGTCGCCAGTGAGGTCACTGAGAGGAAAGGCACACCTGGACTTACCTGTGCAGCCTGAGGCAGGCTCCGGGGGGAAAAATAACCCCGCGTTTGAGTCTCATGAACACCTGTGA
- the si:ch211-113j14.1 gene encoding sterol 26-hydroxylase, mitochondrial, which translates to MGSPSAAGRALRLAALCGRTLRHGASAAVLTRRHLNVQATTEAGKLKSIDDLPGPSLSTTLYWLFAKGYADKSHLLQGVQKSLYGPIWRSRFGPFDIVNVASPELIAQVIRQEGRYPVRALLPHWKEHRDLRGRAYGLHVDTGPEWYRIRSALNPKMLKMREVLPYAPIIHQVVGDLLRRIELLRSRSQDRVTVPDVAAELYKFGFEGISSILFETRLGCLQEEIPKDTLRFIAATDDMLTLSDTVLLFPQWSRRILPFWKRFLQAWDDLYDVAQTLIDKRIAEIKAQVSSGEPVEGMYLTYLLSCDKLSRAEVDISVTELMLGGVDTTSNTLSWALYHLARDSRVQQRLYSEVDSVCPDRREPTTDDLIRMPYLKAVIKETLRLYPVVPGNGRFISENEVVVNNYWFPKKTQFHLCHYATCHDEAEFPDAELFIPERWLRAQAPGADCGGTNASYYQHHPYSFIPFGVGVRACVGKRVAEMEMYFALSRLMQNYEVQHEDGAPTVEAKTRTLLIPAKPINLRFLCRA; encoded by the exons ATGGGCTCCCCGTCGGCTGCTGGCCGCGCTCTGCGGCTCGCTGCGCTCTGCGGCCGGACACTCCGACACGGAGCCTCCGCTGCTGTGCTGACCCGGAGGCACCTGAACGTCCAGGCGACCACTGAGGCGGGGAAGCTGAAGAGCATCGATGACCTGCCGGGGCCCAGTTTGTCCACCACTCTGTACTGGTTGTTTGCCAAAGGATACGCGGACAAGAGCCACTTACTGCAG GGAGTTCAGAAGAGTCTTTACGGGCCCATCTGGCGCTCCAGGTTCGGCCCGTTCGACATCGTTAACGTGGCGAGTCCGGAGCTCATCGCGCAGGTGATCCGGCAGGAGGGCCGCTACCCGGTCCGAGCCCTGCTGCCCCACTGGAAGGAGCACCGGGACCTGAGAGGGCGGGCCTACGGTCTGCATGTGGA CACAGGACCGGAGTGGTACAGGATCCGCAGCGCACTGAACCCCAAAATGCTGAAGATGCGGGAGGTGTTGCCCTACGCCCCCATCATCCACCAGGTGGTCGGGGATCTGCTGCGACGCATCGAGCTCCTCCGGAGCCGCAGTCAGGACCGGGTCACTGTTCCAGATGTGGCCGCTGAGCTCTACAAGTTCGGCTTTGAAG GTATCTCCTCCATCTTGTTTGAGACCAGGTTGGGCTGCCTGCAGGAGGAGATTCCCAAAGACACGCTGCGCTTCATCGCCGCCACCGACGACATGCTGACGCTGTCGGACACCGTCCTGCTGTTCCCCCAGTGGAGCCGCCGCATCCTCCCGTTCTGGAAGCGCTTCCTCCAGGCCTGGGACGACCTGTACGACGTAG CTCAAACCCTCATCGACAAGAGAATCGCTGAAATTAAAGCTCAGGTGAGCAGCGGCGAGCCGGTGGAGGGCATGTACCTGACCTACCTGCTGTCCTGTGACAAGCTGAGCAGAGCCGAGGTCGACATCAGCGTCACGGAGCTGATGCTGGGGGGAGTCGACACG accTCCAACACCTTGTCCTGGGCCTTGTACCACTTGGCGAGGGACAGCAGGGTCCAGCAGCGACTGTACAGCGAGGTGGACTCGGTGTGTCCGGACAGACGGGAGCCCACCACAGACGACCTGATCAGGATGCCCTACCTGAAGGCCGTCATCAAGGAGACGCTGCG CCTTTACCCCGTGGTCCCCGGAAACGGGCGCTTTATTTCAGAGAACGAGGTGGTTGTGAACAACTACTGGTTCCCAAAGAAG ACTCAGTTCCACCTGTGTCACTACGCCACCTGTCACGATGAGGCGGAGTTCCCAGACGCGGAGCTCTTCATCCCGGAGCGGTGGCTCCGCGCCCAGGCGCCCGGCGCTGACTGTGGCGGGACAAACGCCAGCTACTACCAGCACCACCCGTACAGCTTCATCCCCTTCGGCGTAGGCGTGCGAGCCTGTGTGGGGAAGAGGGTGGCGGAGATGGAGATGTACTTCGCTCTGTCCAGG CTGATGCAGAACTACGAGGTCCAGCATGAGGATGGCGCACCGACCGTGGAGGCCAAAACTCGAACCCTGCTCATCCCTGCGAAGCCCATCAACCTGCGCTTCCTGTGCAGAGCCTGA
- the map3k2 gene encoding mitogen-activated protein kinase kinase kinase 2, with translation MGESSFLASWVNRRATMMDEQEALNSIMQDLAELHRSSRPAMFLADLSKPKASSPKNQNDVRVKFEFKGEKRILQFPRPVKLDDLRAKAKVAFGQTMDLHYTNNELVIPLTTQDDLDKAVELLDRSVHMKSLKILLVLQISSQNSSSNMDLLPSHEELDNTGFRVADKKSMLALIGSHSTDRSSPPPGYIPDALQQVARNGSFTSINSEGEFIPESMDQMLDPLSMSSPENSASGSCPSLDSPLDSDYPKSRMPRAQSYPDNHQDFPEYDIPVFEKSGKGGTYPRRYGIPFGLQDYSDGRKTFPRARRTQVHGFRSPVSFSPTEQSPSTSSGSSVFTPDLEEAPGPARRPRRGSDIEPNPNPTAAPTLSVMDISPPSRSPRAPTNWRLGKLLGQGAFGRVFLCYDADAGRELAVKQVQFDPESPETSKEVSALECEIQLLKNLCHERIVQYYGCLRDTMERTLSIFMEYMPGGSIKDQLKSYGALTENVTRRYTRQILEGVSYLHSNMIVHRDIKGANILRDSVGNVKLGDFGASRRLQTICLSGTGIMSVTGTPYWMSPEVISGEGYGRKADIWSVGCTVVEMLTQRPPWAEFEAMAAIFKIATQPTNPVLPAHVSDHCREFLKRIFVETKQRPSADELLRHIFVH, from the exons ATGGGAGAATCCTCTTTCCTGGCCTCCTGGGTCAATCGCCGTGCCACGATgatgg ATGAGCAGGAGGCGCTGAATTCGATCATGCAGGACTTGGCCGAACTGCACCGCTCTAGCCGTCCTGCCATGTTTCTGGCAGACCTGAGCAAACCCAAAGCCTCCTCGCCCAAGAACCAG AACGATGTCAGAGTGAAGTTTGAGTTCAAAGGGGAGAAGAG GATCTTGCAGTTCCCTCGACCTGTCAAGCTGGACGACCTGAGGGCGAAAGCTAAAGTGGCTTTCGGTCAGACGATGGACCTTCACTACACCAACAATGAA TTGGTGATTCCTCTGACGACTCAGGATGACTTGGACAAGGCCGTGGAGCTGCTGGATCGCAGCGTTCACATGAAGAGCCTGAAGATCCTCCTGGTGCTCCAGATCTCCTCTCAG AACTCTTCCTCCAATATGGACCTCTTGCCGTCCCACGAGGAGCTGGACAACACAGGATTCAGGGTCGCTGACAAGAAGAGTATGCTGGCATTGATAG GCTCCCATTCGACGGACCGCAGCTCCCCTCCTCCAGGATATATCCCCGACGCACTCCAGCAGGTGGCGAGGAACGGCTCCTTCACCAGCATCAACAGCGAGGGAGAGTTCATCCCTGAGAGCATGGACCAG aTGCTGGACCCGCTGTCCATGAGCAGTCCAGAAAACTCAGCGTCTGGAAGTTGTCCCTCTTTAGACAGCCCGCTGGACAG CGACTACCCGAAGTCCCGGATGCCCCGAGCACAGAGTTACCCTGACAACCACCAGGACTTTCCAG AGTACGACATCCCAGTTTTTGAGAAGTCGGGGAAAGGTGGAACGTACCCTCGTCGATACGGCATTCCCTTTGGCCTTCAAGATTACAGTGACG GGAGGAAGACCTTCCCGCGGGCTCGGCGGACGCAGGTTCACGGCTTCCGCTCGCCGGTGAGCTTCAGCCCGACCGAGCAGTCGCCCAGCaccagcagcggcagcagcgtCTTCACCCCCGACCTGGAGGAGGCCCCGGGGCCCGCCAGGAGGCCGCGGAGGGGCAGCGACATCGAACCCAATCCCAACCCGACTGCTGCTCCGACCCTGTCCGTCATGGACATCAGCCCGCCCAGCCGCT CTCCACGCGCCCCGACCAACTGGCGGCTGGGAAAGCTCCTGGGGCAGGGGGCCTTCGGACGGGTTTTCCTCTGTTACGACGCAGACGCTGGCCGGGAGCTGGCGGTCAAGCAGGTCCAGTTCGACCCAGAGAGTCCGGAGACCAGCAAG GAGGTGAGTGCGTTAGAGTGTGAAATCCAGCTCCTGAAGAACCTGTGCCATGAACGCATCGTCCAGTACTACGGCTGTCTGAGGGACACGATGGAGCGGACGCTCTCCATCTTCATGGAGTACATGCCCGGC GGCTCCATTAAGGACCAGCTGAAGTCGTACGGAGCGCTGACGGAAAACGTGACGCGCCGCTACACCCGGCAGATCCTGGAGGGGGTTTCCTACCTGCACAGCAACATGATTGTCCACAGAGACATTAAAG GGGCCAACATCCTTCGTGACTCGGTGGGTAACGTGAAGCTGGGAGACTTCGGGGCCAGCCGGCGGCTGCagaccatctgtctgtcaggaaCAGGCATCATGTCCGTGACCGGCACCCCCTACTGGATGAGTCCAGAAGTGATCAGCGGAGAGGGCTACGGCAGGAAGGCCGACATCTG GAGTGTTGGCTGCACCGTAGTGGAGATGTTGACCCAGCGACCCCCCTGGGCAGAGTTTGAGGCCATGGCAGCCATCTTTAAGATCGCCACCCAGCCCACCAACCCGGTGCTGCCCGCCCACGTGTCGGACCACTGCCGAGAGTTCCTCAAACGCATCTTTGTAGAGACCAAGCAGCGGCCGTCTGCTGATGAGCTACTGAGGCACATCTTTGTACATTAA